The following are encoded together in the uncultured Sphaerochaeta sp. genome:
- a CDS encoding TetR/AcrR family transcriptional regulator: MPKPTFFNLDKEKRNQIIAVSLEEFSEHTFEEASVNTIVKRSKISKGSLYQYFDDKKELYLYLIEIAGDKKFTYLKTCETCMHTKGFVECFTDLMVLGCEYDLANPAHSKLLHRTLTGPLVDESIEKMLEMNRRFMRNLIERGIAAHQVRNDVDLDTMVFYLSSMTLEFAKLIAVKAGVTYYGDMYKPEHLHKVRSMDLVAVVKELMKLMAGGLSPLKQS; this comes from the coding sequence ATGCCAAAACCTACATTTTTCAATCTTGATAAAGAAAAGAGAAATCAAATCATTGCTGTGTCCCTTGAGGAATTTTCAGAGCATACCTTTGAAGAAGCATCGGTAAACACCATCGTTAAACGGTCGAAGATATCGAAGGGAAGCCTTTACCAATATTTTGATGATAAGAAAGAATTGTACCTTTATTTGATTGAGATAGCAGGAGATAAGAAATTCACGTATCTTAAAACATGCGAAACTTGTATGCATACAAAGGGGTTTGTTGAGTGCTTCACAGACCTTATGGTACTTGGCTGTGAATATGATTTGGCTAACCCCGCTCATAGCAAACTCCTTCATCGAACATTAACAGGTCCATTGGTTGATGAAAGCATAGAAAAAATGCTCGAAATGAATCGTCGCTTTATGAGGAACTTGATCGAGCGGGGAATAGCCGCACACCAAGTACGAAATGATGTTGATCTGGATACAATGGTGTTTTACCTCAGTTCAATGACTTTGGAGTTCGCAAAATTAATAGCCGTGAAAGCTGGTGTCACCTACTACGGAGATATGTATAAGCCGGAACATTTACATAAGGTGCGAAGTATGGATCTCGTTGCTGTTGTAAAAGAGTTAATGAAATTAATGGCAGGAGGATTGTCTCCGCTGAAACAATCGTGA